One window of the Herbiconiux sp. L3-i23 genome contains the following:
- a CDS encoding A24 family peptidase translates to MIATIIGLFGGLIGSFLNVVIYRVPRGMSVVNPPSACPGCGTPIAKRDNVPVLSWLLLGGRCRTCRTAISARYPLVELGTGLFFAAVALRFLPELLTTDGAAELVAGLLSLVAFLALAGSSVALALIDIDVKRLPNAIVLPLLLVGAVLLSASSIVVGDGAALLRAGIGLLALGGVYFALAVAVPGGMGMGDVKLAAVLGLFLAWLGWAPFAVGAIAAFLLGGLFGVVLLLTRRAKRGTNVPFGPWMLLGAWIGVFAGAPVAAAYLSLLGLGA, encoded by the coding sequence ACCGCGTCCCGCGCGGAATGTCGGTCGTCAACCCACCGAGCGCCTGCCCTGGCTGCGGCACGCCGATCGCGAAGCGCGACAACGTGCCCGTGCTCTCATGGCTGCTCCTCGGCGGACGCTGCCGCACCTGCCGCACGGCGATCTCGGCCCGCTACCCGCTCGTCGAACTCGGCACCGGCCTCTTCTTCGCCGCGGTCGCGCTGCGCTTCCTGCCCGAACTCCTCACCACCGACGGTGCGGCGGAACTCGTCGCGGGACTCCTCTCCCTCGTCGCGTTCCTCGCTCTCGCCGGCAGCTCGGTCGCGCTCGCGCTCATCGACATCGACGTGAAGCGCCTGCCGAACGCGATCGTGCTGCCGCTGCTGCTCGTCGGCGCCGTTCTGCTGAGCGCCTCGAGCATCGTCGTCGGCGACGGTGCCGCGCTCCTGCGGGCCGGCATCGGACTCCTCGCCCTCGGCGGGGTGTACTTCGCGCTCGCCGTGGCGGTGCCCGGAGGCATGGGCATGGGCGATGTGAAGCTCGCCGCGGTGCTCGGTCTCTTCCTCGCCTGGCTCGGCTGGGCGCCCTTCGCGGTCGGCGCCATCGCGGCCTTCCTGCTCGGCGGCCTCTTCGGAGTCGTCCTCCTCCTCACGCGACGGGCGAAGCGCGGCACGAACGTGCCGTTCGGTCCGTGGATGCTCCTCGGCGCGTGGATCGGCGTCTTCGCCGGCGCGCCCGTCGCTGCTGCTTATCTCTCTCTTCTCGGTCTGGGGGCCTGA
- a CDS encoding DUF6121 family protein: MSEPAPARTPDPRIIAVFGVVAWIAAVVATFGLLSLILDVDVISQAQAGPLLGPVMVVAGAVVLGLLLVRVQTARQGPGISFVGATAAVYITMLFVGGIVYTAITADLLQLLFFPFGYSASPFIVAAAVLAGLTAIAVLAVEGRGETGGRPRWPWENRGEP; the protein is encoded by the coding sequence ATGAGCGAGCCCGCACCGGCGCGCACGCCTGACCCCCGCATCATCGCGGTCTTCGGCGTCGTCGCTTGGATCGCCGCGGTCGTCGCCACCTTCGGCCTGCTGAGCCTCATCCTCGACGTCGACGTGATCAGCCAGGCGCAGGCGGGGCCGCTCCTCGGGCCCGTCATGGTGGTCGCCGGCGCGGTCGTGCTCGGCCTGCTGCTCGTGCGCGTCCAGACCGCCCGGCAGGGGCCGGGGATCAGTTTCGTCGGGGCGACCGCGGCGGTGTACATCACCATGCTCTTCGTCGGCGGCATCGTCTACACGGCGATCACCGCCGACCTGCTCCAGCTGCTGTTCTTCCCGTTCGGCTACTCCGCGAGCCCGTTCATCGTCGCGGCCGCGGTGCTCGCCGGACTGACGGCCATCGCGGTCCTCGCGGTGGAGGGTCGGGGCGAAACGGGCGGCCGACCCCGCTGGCCGTGGGAGAATAGAGGAGAGCCGTGA
- a CDS encoding type 4a pilus biogenesis protein PilO — MNATRLWLIGGALAIVAILAGGWFLGAQPFIAQAKAANLEQESVAQVNAAQRARIDQLAKAQENLPELEAELAVLTDYLPENASMSRLVGELAQIAFGSGVDITTVTAAEATLLSDAEGAPAPAPAETAEDGEATTKSAATTAVPEVPGMVAIPIQLSADGSLDALQAFVSSIQQLDRLITVSGLTFSENRDKGGFSLNLSGAVYVQPTA, encoded by the coding sequence ATGAACGCCACACGTCTCTGGTTGATCGGCGGGGCACTCGCCATCGTCGCGATCCTCGCCGGCGGTTGGTTCCTCGGGGCGCAGCCGTTCATCGCCCAGGCGAAGGCGGCGAACCTCGAGCAGGAGTCCGTCGCACAGGTCAACGCCGCCCAACGGGCGCGCATCGACCAGCTCGCGAAAGCCCAGGAGAACCTGCCGGAGCTCGAGGCAGAACTCGCCGTCCTCACCGACTACCTGCCCGAGAACGCGAGCATGTCCCGCCTCGTGGGCGAGCTGGCCCAGATCGCCTTCGGTTCGGGGGTCGACATCACCACCGTCACCGCCGCCGAAGCCACCCTGCTCTCCGACGCCGAGGGCGCGCCCGCGCCGGCGCCCGCTGAGACGGCCGAGGACGGCGAGGCGACGACCAAGTCGGCGGCGACGACCGCGGTTCCCGAGGTCCCCGGCATGGTCGCGATCCCGATCCAGCTATCGGCCGACGGAAGTCTCGACGCGCTGCAGGCCTTCGTGAGCAGCATCCAGCAGCTCGACCGCCTGATCACCGTGTCCGGCCTCACCTTCTCCGAGAACCGCGACAAGGGCGGCTTCTCGCTGAACCTCAGCGGCGCGGTCTACGTTCAGCCGACCGCCTGA
- the pilM gene encoding type IV pilus assembly protein PilM, with product MPQRVVGIDIGNTGVRAAEVQDPHKAGGTVIRYGEVALPEGAVRDGDVHEVNNVANALRQLWSEAGFKTKDVVFGVGNHKVLARELSMPKMPLPRIRESLPFQVQDLLPVPVSEALLDFYPISEGEGDAGPVIHGLLIAAVKEPIEQKVAAARLAGLNPVGVDLVPFALSRVLLTGDSAKGSVALIDVGEMTTIVVVARDGVPGFVRIIPAGGSDVTRALADRLDLPIDEAERLKRMVGLVASPKAPEGLSTTAYEAVLEIVFSVTSEMLSGLRNTLAYYSANGGDQIERILLTGGAGRMPGFSDALHELTRIPVAEGTPLAGLSLAKNLREREPESGWGAMTVAVGLASGGAER from the coding sequence ATGCCACAACGGGTGGTCGGAATCGACATCGGCAACACGGGGGTGCGCGCCGCAGAGGTGCAAGACCCGCACAAGGCGGGCGGCACCGTGATCCGCTACGGCGAAGTCGCGCTGCCCGAGGGGGCGGTGCGCGACGGCGACGTGCACGAGGTGAACAACGTCGCCAACGCGCTGCGCCAGCTCTGGTCCGAGGCGGGCTTCAAGACGAAGGACGTCGTCTTCGGGGTCGGCAACCACAAGGTGCTCGCCCGCGAACTGTCGATGCCGAAGATGCCGCTGCCGCGCATCCGCGAGTCGCTGCCCTTCCAGGTGCAGGACCTGCTGCCGGTGCCCGTCTCCGAGGCGCTGCTCGACTTCTACCCGATCTCGGAAGGCGAAGGCGACGCGGGTCCCGTCATCCACGGCCTGCTCATCGCCGCGGTGAAGGAGCCCATCGAGCAGAAGGTCGCCGCTGCCCGCCTGGCGGGCCTCAACCCCGTCGGGGTCGATCTCGTCCCCTTCGCGCTCAGCCGCGTGCTGCTCACCGGCGACAGCGCCAAGGGCTCCGTCGCGCTGATCGACGTGGGCGAGATGACGACCATCGTCGTCGTCGCCCGTGACGGTGTGCCCGGTTTCGTGCGCATCATCCCCGCCGGCGGCAGCGATGTGACGCGGGCGCTCGCCGACCGTCTCGACCTGCCCATCGACGAAGCCGAGCGGCTGAAGCGCATGGTCGGCCTCGTCGCCTCGCCGAAAGCGCCCGAGGGCCTCAGCACCACCGCCTACGAGGCGGTGCTCGAGATCGTCTTCTCCGTCACCAGCGAGATGCTCTCCGGTCTTCGCAACACGCTCGCCTACTACTCCGCCAACGGCGGCGACCAGATCGAGCGGATCCTGCTCACCGGCGGTGCCGGACGGATGCCCGGGTTCTCGGACGCGTTGCACGAACTGACGCGCATCCCCGTCGCCGAGGGGACGCCGCTCGCCGGCCTCTCCCTCGCGAAGAACCTGCGCGAACGCGAACCGGAATCGGGCTGGGGTGCGATGACCGTCGCCGTCGGCCTCGCCAGCGGAGGTGCGGAGCGATGA